One window of the Marivivens aquimaris genome contains the following:
- a CDS encoding c-type cytochrome: MDKLTALIGAVFILGGGVAAWQFFGMDNATVGHSMTPPDTSDIAEGGPIVQVQLPDELSQQAALGKNIFEAKCSECHGENAAGRNGVAPPLVHKIYEPSHHSDMAFVLAAQNGVRAHHWNFGNMPKIEGLTQGDVKMVAAYVRELQRANGIN; encoded by the coding sequence ATGGACAAATTGACTGCGCTGATTGGGGCCGTGTTCATCTTGGGTGGAGGGGTTGCCGCTTGGCAGTTTTTTGGGATGGACAATGCAACAGTTGGCCACTCCATGACGCCACCTGACACGAGTGATATCGCTGAGGGCGGCCCGATCGTTCAGGTCCAGCTGCCTGACGAGCTCTCGCAGCAGGCGGCGCTTGGGAAGAACATATTCGAGGCAAAATGTTCCGAGTGTCACGGCGAAAATGCCGCCGGTCGCAACGGTGTTGCGCCGCCTCTCGTGCACAAGATCTACGAACCGAGCCACCATTCGGACATGGCTTTTGTTCTGGCAGCTCAAAACGGCGTCCGTGCACATCACTGGAATTTCGGTAATATGCCTAAGATCGAGGGATTGACCCAAGGAGACGTCAAGATGGTGGCCGCCTATGTCCGCGAATTGCAGCGGGCCAACGGGATCAACTGA
- a CDS encoding L,D-transpeptidase, which produces MTTSRNNKVNRRSLLGFAAVALAAPSVVRSEVSRRNISSFRTHDWQDHFDKLGKGIIISDTVTKALQHWTADGEMRIYPTSVPLTDELTKRGYTEVVEKRKNPSWAPTPSMRERNPEWPARIAGGDPENPLGTRALYLSWQYYRIHGTQDTRKIGRRSSNGCIGLFNEQVEELYERVPVGTQVKLI; this is translated from the coding sequence ATGACGACATCGCGAAACAACAAGGTCAACCGGCGAAGCCTATTGGGTTTCGCGGCGGTCGCTTTGGCTGCACCAAGTGTGGTTAGATCCGAAGTCAGTCGTCGCAACATTTCCTCTTTCCGAACTCACGACTGGCAAGACCATTTCGATAAGCTGGGAAAGGGGATCATCATTTCCGATACTGTGACGAAGGCGCTTCAGCACTGGACGGCAGACGGCGAAATGCGGATCTATCCGACATCTGTTCCGCTGACAGATGAACTTACGAAGCGCGGCTATACCGAAGTTGTCGAAAAACGCAAGAATCCCAGCTGGGCACCAACACCTTCCATGCGGGAACGCAATCCGGAATGGCCGGCACGTATCGCGGGCGGCGATCCAGAAAATCCTTTGGGCACTCGGGCGCTTTACCTTTCATGGCAGTATTACCGTATTCACGGAACACAGGATACGCGCAAGATAGGCCGGCGATCGTCGAATGGCTGCATTGGCCTTTTTAACGAACAGGTGGAAGAGCTTTATGAGCGCGTGCCCGTCGGCACTCAAGTCAAGCTCATCTGA
- a CDS encoding DUF2933 domain-containing protein, with protein sequence MDDENPKNKPITDKLMHYGMMACCIVMLLPVIGFFLAGGTLAGMWGNASAFAPLLLCVGAHLVMHRFMGKSCHSDKANDTIEEAPEPISSVIPSVARNRQ encoded by the coding sequence ATGGACGACGAAAATCCCAAGAATAAGCCGATTACAGACAAGCTCATGCATTACGGAATGATGGCGTGTTGCATTGTGATGCTGTTGCCCGTGATCGGTTTTTTTCTCGCTGGCGGAACGCTTGCGGGTATGTGGGGCAATGCATCGGCTTTCGCCCCGCTCCTGTTGTGCGTTGGAGCGCATCTTGTGATGCATAGATTCATGGGGAAATCGTGCCATTCCGACAAGGCAAACGATACTATCGAGGAAGCGCCCGAGCCCATAAGTTCCGTGATTCCTAGCGTCGCCCGCAACAGGCAGTGA
- a CDS encoding protein-disulfide reductase DsbD family protein translates to MIDCLLILRRVLLIPFVLLAVVSGSVAAATSAEYQSAPLTAHLISVQDGVPENTQTLSAGLHLQLNENWKTYWRSAGEVGIPPSVEWSGSENVADVEFMWPAPTRFTAFGIENFGYAGEVVFPLRITLKDPGAPVTLSAQVKLLVCSNVCVPEEFDLSLRLGRGNVIDSTSAGLIGTFSERVPEGAKTSGVSEANAFIDEDLTELIVSLRVDEPLQSPDVFPELGMGVALGKPDIRLGEEDRLLWARLPILSSNTDVTVAPSITVTDGENRAFTIIADRVAQGIAPPFELAATTPDMMELIWIAAIALLGGLILNVMPCVLPVLSIKVSSVLKHTDHDTTRVRFGFVAASAGIMTFMWGLALVLWALQTAGLSVGWGLQFQSPLFLAAMIAVLLVFSANLFGAFEFALPHGMQTRLAGAGGRNGYSADFFTGMFGAVMATPCSAPFLGTAVAFALAGRGVEILIVFTSLGLGLALPYLVIAAFPRLVALMPKPGRWMLIIKSVMGVLLLATAVWLFWVLDGVAGLASVIAVAALSGLAVLILSLPNVQSQFRWSIAIASLVLAIAAGPLLQQSAPARSTPQLAMAWIAFDRSEIAKRVSAGEVVFVDVTADWCLTCKANKTLIIDREPVRSALEAPGVTAMQADWTRPDTRISRYLESFGRYGIPFNAVYGPSAPNGIVLSELLKTEDVMNALAQASGRDVSAKVAGQE, encoded by the coding sequence TTGATCGATTGCCTTTTGATCCTGCGACGGGTTTTGCTTATTCCCTTCGTGCTCCTGGCCGTTGTCTCTGGAAGTGTCGCGGCAGCAACCTCTGCTGAATACCAGAGCGCGCCACTCACCGCGCATCTCATTAGTGTACAGGACGGCGTTCCCGAGAACACACAGACTCTGTCAGCCGGGCTTCACCTTCAACTGAACGAAAACTGGAAGACCTATTGGCGGTCGGCGGGCGAGGTGGGAATACCGCCTTCGGTCGAATGGAGCGGTTCCGAAAACGTCGCAGATGTCGAATTCATGTGGCCCGCCCCGACGCGCTTCACCGCCTTCGGCATCGAAAATTTTGGTTATGCGGGTGAAGTCGTCTTTCCGCTGCGCATAACGCTCAAAGATCCCGGCGCACCTGTGACTCTTTCCGCGCAGGTCAAACTGCTGGTGTGCTCCAATGTCTGTGTCCCGGAAGAGTTTGACCTGTCACTTCGCCTCGGACGGGGCAACGTCATCGACAGCACTTCGGCTGGGCTGATCGGTACGTTTTCCGAGCGCGTCCCCGAAGGGGCCAAGACGAGCGGCGTCAGCGAGGCAAATGCCTTCATCGACGAAGACCTCACGGAGTTGATCGTCAGCCTTCGCGTCGATGAACCACTCCAGTCGCCGGATGTGTTTCCCGAACTGGGTATGGGTGTTGCGCTTGGCAAACCCGATATCCGTTTGGGAGAAGAGGATCGTTTGCTTTGGGCGCGCTTGCCGATCCTCTCGTCGAATACGGATGTGACAGTGGCTCCGTCGATTACCGTCACCGACGGCGAGAACCGGGCCTTCACGATCATCGCGGATCGCGTGGCGCAAGGAATAGCACCACCCTTTGAACTGGCCGCCACGACACCGGACATGATGGAACTGATCTGGATTGCCGCGATCGCGCTGCTGGGCGGATTGATCCTGAATGTGATGCCCTGCGTGCTGCCGGTGCTGTCCATCAAGGTGTCGTCTGTGCTCAAACACACCGATCACGACACAACCCGTGTCCGGTTCGGTTTCGTCGCTGCCAGCGCCGGCATCATGACGTTCATGTGGGGTCTGGCGCTCGTCCTCTGGGCGCTCCAGACGGCAGGCCTCAGCGTCGGGTGGGGTTTGCAGTTTCAAAGCCCGCTGTTTCTTGCGGCGATGATCGCTGTCCTGCTCGTCTTTTCGGCAAATCTGTTCGGAGCGTTCGAGTTCGCCCTTCCACACGGCATGCAGACGCGGCTTGCAGGGGCCGGAGGACGCAACGGGTATTCCGCCGACTTTTTCACTGGCATGTTCGGTGCCGTCATGGCGACGCCTTGTTCGGCACCGTTCCTCGGCACCGCGGTGGCCTTTGCTTTGGCCGGGCGTGGCGTGGAAATCCTCATCGTCTTTACGAGCCTCGGGCTCGGCCTCGCCCTGCCCTATCTCGTCATCGCCGCGTTCCCGCGTCTGGTCGCATTGATGCCCAAGCCTGGTCGATGGATGCTGATCATCAAAAGCGTCATGGGGGTTTTGTTGCTTGCAACCGCCGTGTGGCTGTTCTGGGTGCTCGACGGTGTCGCCGGGCTTGCGTCTGTCATCGCGGTCGCGGCGTTGTCCGGTCTCGCCGTTCTGATACTATCTCTCCCGAATGTGCAGTCCCAATTCAGGTGGTCTATTGCCATAGCCAGCCTTGTCCTGGCCATTGCCGCAGGTCCTCTCTTGCAGCAATCAGCACCTGCGCGTTCGACGCCGCAGTTGGCAATGGCTTGGATCGCATTTGATCGTTCGGAAATAGCGAAACGCGTGTCCGCAGGAGAGGTCGTTTTTGTCGATGTGACCGCTGACTGGTGTCTGACTTGCAAAGCGAACAAGACACTTATCATCGATCGGGAGCCAGTCCGGAGCGCGCTTGAAGCGCCTGGAGTCACGGCGATGCAGGCAGATTGGACACGCCCGGACACGCGCATTTCCCGCTACCTTGAGAGTTTCGGCAGATACGGCATCCCCTTCAATGCCGTCTACGGACCATCGGCACCGAACGGCATTGTGCTGTCCGAATTGCTAAAAACCGAGGACGTGATGAACGCCTTGGCGCAAGCCAGTGGTCGGGATGTTTCCGCAAAGGTTGCCGGACAGGAGTGA
- the ccmI gene encoding c-type cytochrome biogenesis protein CcmI codes for MIWGIFVLLTLVAIGIVLYPLLLSKSNTLTRGDAVPAILADQMREIQRDMDRGLISEQEAQAARLEIKKRILATTRNSEEKAGSSRNGGRVTLVVAAVLAPVIAAGYYLTMGSPEVPSMAFAARAEERAQTDEVTALAIQLRERLVSDPTGGPSEGWMLLGQTYQRMGRAADAVEAFEVVAEREDATSATFSMLAEAVAVANDGVVIPRAKLAIDRALDLDPSNPAATYFESLYYFQQEETRKAYDLLVSRLNQEEAYVPWMETYAAQINRIAAAADLPVVNLPSGPTSQPGPSAADVAAASEMNDADRAEFIRSMVSRLAERLEDEPDDLDGWMRLANAYTVLQEPDRAVEAYRKAEALLEQQPASDPRRAAVRAALERLGG; via the coding sequence ATGATCTGGGGTATTTTCGTTCTTTTGACGCTGGTCGCAATCGGAATTGTCCTCTACCCGCTGCTGCTGTCCAAATCGAACACTCTCACCAGAGGGGATGCGGTACCGGCGATCCTCGCCGATCAGATGCGGGAAATCCAACGAGACATGGACCGCGGTTTGATTTCTGAACAGGAAGCTCAAGCGGCCAGACTCGAGATCAAGAAACGGATCCTCGCGACGACCCGCAATTCGGAAGAAAAAGCCGGATCATCCCGTAATGGTGGCAGAGTCACTCTCGTTGTCGCGGCGGTCCTCGCGCCGGTTATTGCCGCGGGCTACTATCTGACGATGGGATCGCCGGAGGTTCCTTCAATGGCCTTCGCTGCCCGTGCAGAGGAGCGGGCACAGACTGATGAAGTGACGGCGCTGGCAATACAACTTCGCGAAAGGCTTGTATCCGATCCGACCGGCGGCCCTAGCGAAGGGTGGATGCTGTTGGGCCAGACCTATCAGCGCATGGGCAGAGCAGCCGATGCCGTCGAAGCCTTCGAAGTCGTTGCCGAACGGGAGGATGCCACCTCCGCGACATTCTCCATGCTGGCAGAGGCTGTCGCGGTTGCCAATGACGGCGTTGTTATTCCACGGGCGAAATTGGCCATTGATCGCGCTTTGGACCTTGACCCATCCAATCCTGCGGCAACCTACTTCGAGTCTCTGTATTACTTTCAGCAAGAAGAGACGCGTAAGGCCTACGATCTGCTTGTTTCACGACTGAATCAGGAAGAGGCTTACGTTCCCTGGATGGAGACCTATGCAGCGCAGATCAACCGGATTGCAGCGGCAGCTGACCTTCCGGTCGTCAATCTACCCAGCGGGCCGACGTCGCAACCAGGCCCGAGTGCCGCAGATGTCGCGGCGGCGTCGGAGATGAATGACGCGGATCGCGCGGAGTTCATCCGATCGATGGTCTCGCGGCTGGCCGAGCGTCTTGAGGATGAACCGGACGATCTGGATGGTTGGATGCGGCTGGCAAATGCCTATACCGTCCTTCAGGAGCCCGATCGCGCCGTTGAGGCCTACCGCAAGGCTGAAGCGCTGTTGGAGCAGCAGCCCGCCAGTGATCCTCGGCGTGCGGCGGTCCGTGCCGCGCTTGAGCGGCTCGGCGGCTGA
- a CDS encoding cytochrome c-type biogenesis protein has protein sequence MRQLIFAFCIGLLPFAANAVEPDEMLTDPVLEQRAREISKDLRCVVCQNQDIDSSNAGVARDLRLLVRERLVVGDSDAEVIEYIRARYGDYVLLKPPLEPATYALWFAPIAFVLIGVFVGGGLLMSRRKQEAFEDLGSEDENTVSEILRQNEAGDAS, from the coding sequence ATGAGACAGTTGATTTTCGCGTTTTGCATCGGGCTCCTTCCCTTTGCCGCCAATGCGGTGGAACCGGACGAAATGCTGACCGACCCGGTATTGGAACAGCGTGCGCGGGAGATTTCCAAGGATCTACGATGCGTCGTCTGTCAGAACCAGGACATCGACAGTTCGAACGCGGGTGTGGCGCGGGACTTGCGTCTGCTCGTACGCGAGCGCCTGGTCGTTGGAGACAGCGACGCGGAGGTGATCGAATACATACGGGCGCGGTACGGGGATTACGTGCTGCTGAAACCGCCTCTGGAGCCTGCGACCTACGCGCTTTGGTTCGCTCCGATCGCTTTCGTTCTGATCGGGGTTTTCGTTGGTGGCGGGCTACTGATGAGTCGGCGAAAGCAAGAGGCATTTGAAGACTTGGGCTCGGAGGATGAGAACACCGTGTCCGAAATTCTCAGGCAAAACGAAGCGGGGGATGCGTCATGA
- a CDS encoding DsbE family thiol:disulfide interchange protein: MKRLIAGLPFIAAVIFGGFFLWGLNPDRDPNEIPSVLISQPAPAFDLDPVPGLETPGLARSDLVGNERPVVVNVFASWCVPCRAEHAVLTRFVERDGMRLFGINYKDKPEDAVKWLNDLGNPYERIGSDLSGRTGIEWGLSGVPETFIVDSDGTVLFRYVGPVVGPDAVERFTQALKQAGALPNGAGS, from the coding sequence ATGAAACGTCTCATTGCCGGGCTGCCGTTTATTGCGGCGGTCATATTCGGTGGGTTTTTTCTCTGGGGGCTCAATCCCGACCGGGATCCCAACGAGATCCCTTCCGTCCTGATCTCGCAACCGGCCCCGGCGTTCGACCTCGATCCCGTGCCGGGGTTGGAGACACCCGGCCTGGCCCGAAGCGATCTTGTCGGCAACGAACGACCGGTCGTGGTCAATGTCTTTGCGTCCTGGTGCGTGCCCTGCCGCGCGGAACATGCCGTGTTGACAAGATTTGTCGAACGAGACGGCATGCGGTTGTTCGGAATAAACTACAAAGACAAACCTGAGGATGCCGTGAAGTGGCTCAATGACCTCGGCAATCCCTACGAGCGGATCGGGTCCGACCTGTCGGGCCGGACCGGGATCGAATGGGGCCTGTCGGGCGTGCCGGAAACCTTCATCGTCGATAGCGATGGCACCGTTTTGTTTCGCTATGTCGGGCCGGTCGTGGGTCCGGACGCCGTCGAACGGTTCACGCAAGCCCTGAAGCAGGCAGGCGCACTGCCAAATGGAGCAGGTTCATGA
- a CDS encoding heme lyase CcmF/NrfE family subunit, producing MVPEIGHFALALALALALVQSVLPIAGASRRNAVWMKSAQATAIGQVLFVAIAFAALMQAFIVSDFTVRNVVENSHSLKPMLYKVAGTWGSHEGSLLLWILILAVFGAGVAWFGSNIPAETKARTLSVQAWISVGFLSFLLLTSNPFERVFPPPLDGNDLNPLLQDMGLAMHPPLLYFGYVGFSIVFSFAVAALLEGRVDPAWARWVRPWTLAAWVSLTAGIALGSWWAYYELGWGGWWFWDPVENVSFMPWLLGTALLHSAIVTEKRDAFKSWTILLAILTFSLSLLGTFIVRSGLLTSVHAFAVDPERGLYILGLLAVSIGGSLALYAWRAPEMEPGGLFRPISREAGLLVNNLILAAATGTVLFGTLYPLILEAVTGDKISVGPPFFNAAFIPMMLALVVFMGLGPFLSWKRADIAGLLDRIQFVAVLAVIAALAAWYLLNGGPIMAYLAILGAAWLLFATLREWALRIRLFEVSLAESARRVRNLPRASHGMTLAHAGVAVLMMGMIGSTGWKSEEIVFAAPGTEVTIAGFDITFEGAAKVQGPNYIADRGTLVVRRDGELVTTLFPERRYYPVAESQTTESAIRSTLAGDLYTSIATPASDQVNNAGAWTLRILYEPLVNLIWIGSILLVIGGCLSLSDRRLRVGAPRRAKQPATDAVPAE from the coding sequence ATGGTCCCGGAAATTGGTCACTTCGCACTGGCCCTCGCACTGGCGCTTGCGCTTGTTCAGAGTGTTCTACCGATTGCAGGTGCGTCGCGTAGAAATGCCGTCTGGATGAAATCCGCCCAGGCGACGGCAATAGGACAAGTGCTGTTTGTGGCCATCGCCTTCGCAGCGCTGATGCAGGCTTTCATCGTCAGCGATTTTACCGTCAGGAACGTCGTCGAGAACTCCCATTCGCTCAAGCCAATGCTCTACAAGGTGGCCGGGACCTGGGGCAGCCATGAGGGTTCGCTGCTGCTCTGGATCCTGATACTCGCGGTGTTCGGCGCGGGCGTCGCCTGGTTCGGATCGAACATCCCCGCCGAGACCAAGGCGCGCACCTTGTCGGTGCAGGCGTGGATCAGCGTCGGCTTCCTGTCCTTCCTGCTGCTGACGTCGAACCCCTTCGAGCGGGTGTTTCCGCCGCCGCTCGACGGCAATGACCTCAACCCGTTGCTTCAGGACATGGGTCTCGCCATGCACCCGCCGCTCTTGTATTTCGGGTATGTCGGCTTCTCCATCGTGTTTTCCTTTGCCGTTGCGGCTCTTCTGGAAGGGCGCGTCGATCCGGCCTGGGCCAGATGGGTCCGCCCGTGGACATTGGCCGCGTGGGTCAGCCTTACGGCAGGTATCGCTCTTGGATCGTGGTGGGCCTATTATGAACTGGGCTGGGGCGGCTGGTGGTTCTGGGACCCGGTCGAGAACGTGAGCTTCATGCCCTGGCTTCTGGGCACGGCGCTGCTGCATTCCGCCATCGTCACCGAAAAGCGCGACGCGTTCAAAAGCTGGACCATCCTACTTGCCATCCTGACTTTCTCGCTTTCGCTGCTCGGGACGTTCATCGTCCGGTCAGGCCTGCTTACATCCGTGCATGCCTTCGCCGTCGATCCAGAGCGCGGGCTTTACATTCTGGGTCTGCTGGCCGTGTCCATCGGTGGGTCGCTGGCGCTCTACGCCTGGCGGGCGCCCGAAATGGAGCCGGGTGGTCTGTTTCGCCCGATCAGCCGCGAGGCCGGGCTGCTCGTGAACAACCTCATTCTGGCCGCCGCTACGGGAACGGTCCTGTTCGGGACGCTTTATCCACTGATCCTGGAGGCTGTCACCGGGGACAAGATCTCGGTCGGTCCACCTTTCTTCAACGCGGCCTTCATTCCGATGATGCTGGCACTGGTCGTGTTCATGGGTCTTGGTCCATTCCTGTCGTGGAAGCGGGCTGATATCGCCGGTTTGCTCGATCGCATCCAATTCGTGGCCGTGCTGGCGGTCATTGCAGCCTTGGCCGCATGGTATCTTCTGAACGGTGGGCCGATCATGGCCTATCTTGCCATCCTCGGCGCAGCGTGGCTGCTTTTTGCGACCCTGCGGGAATGGGCGCTACGCATCCGTCTGTTCGAGGTTTCCCTTGCAGAGAGCGCGAGACGCGTGCGCAACCTGCCACGCGCCTCTCACGGTATGACGCTTGCCCATGCCGGCGTCGCTGTGTTGATGATGGGGATGATCGGCTCGACCGGATGGAAGAGTGAGGAGATCGTCTTTGCCGCCCCCGGGACCGAAGTCACGATCGCCGGGTTCGACATCACCTTCGAAGGGGCCGCAAAGGTTCAAGGGCCGAACTACATCGCGGATCGCGGCACCCTTGTGGTGCGTCGGGATGGCGAATTGGTCACGACACTTTTCCCGGAACGGCGGTATTACCCGGTCGCGGAAAGCCAGACGACGGAGTCGGCCATCCGCTCCACATTGGCGGGTGATCTCTATACGTCGATTGCAACGCCAGCCTCCGATCAAGTGAACAACGCCGGAGCATGGACCCTTCGGATCCTCTATGAACCGCTCGTCAACCTGATCTGGATCGGCTCGATCCTGCTGGTGATCGGTGGCTGTTTGTCCTTGTCGGATCGCCGTTTGAGGGTCGGGGCGCCGCGCCGTGCCAAACAGCCAGCCACCGATGCCGTTCCTGCCGAGTAG
- a CDS encoding SHOCT domain-containing protein yields the protein MKLNALILPLLASLPASMAQADGPGSWTGHMWGSGYGFVGGFMMLAFWGALIALVVFLVFRLRDNGTRPPDSDAQEALRRRFANGEIDEEEFRRRKATLDE from the coding sequence ATGAAACTGAACGCGTTGATCCTGCCGTTGCTGGCCAGCTTGCCCGCCAGCATGGCGCAGGCTGATGGACCAGGCTCCTGGACGGGGCACATGTGGGGCAGTGGCTATGGCTTTGTGGGCGGCTTCATGATGCTCGCCTTCTGGGGTGCGCTGATCGCATTGGTGGTGTTTCTGGTGTTCAGGCTGCGGGACAATGGCACCCGTCCCCCGGACTCGGACGCGCAGGAAGCGCTCAGGCGCCGCTTTGCAAATGGGGAAATCGACGAAGAAGAGTTCCGTCGCCGCAAAGCAACGCTCGACGAATAG